From Erwinia pyri, a single genomic window includes:
- a CDS encoding RidA family protein, producing the protein MIAREPIFPAQRQHLYQQYGYSAAIRSGDLLFVSGQVGSHEDGTPESEFEAQVRLAFENLQATLLAAGCTLDDLIDVTTFHTDPENQFPIVMTVKQELFPRAPYPNWTAIGVNWLAGFDFEIKVIARIPEKAQ; encoded by the coding sequence ATGATCGCACGTGAACCCATTTTCCCGGCTCAGCGTCAGCATCTGTACCAGCAGTACGGCTATTCTGCGGCGATTCGCTCAGGCGATCTGCTGTTTGTGTCGGGGCAGGTTGGCAGCCATGAGGATGGCACGCCGGAATCGGAATTTGAGGCCCAGGTCAGGCTGGCGTTTGAGAATCTGCAAGCGACGCTGCTTGCCGCTGGCTGCACCCTTGATGATTTAATCGATGTCACCACCTTCCATACCGATCCCGAAAACCAGTTTCCCATTGTTATGACTGTTAAGCAGGAGTTGTTTCCTCGGGCTCCCTATCCAAACTGGACCGCAATAGGTGTGAACTGGCTGGCTGGTTTTGATTTTGAAATTAAGGTGATTGCGCGTATTCCTGAGAAAGCGCAGTAA
- a CDS encoding TetR/AcrR family transcriptional regulator, translating into MAARRRAETMEQNREKLIAAARKAFAENGFAAASMDELTAQVGLTRGALYHNFGDKRGLLAAVVAQVDGEMARRAKEIAGSTEDGWKQLLAEGSAYIEMALDPEIQRIVLLDGPAFLGDPSRWPSQNACLDATRSAVSELVKDRLLKPVDIEAAARLLNGAALNAALWVAASEDPQATLPKAIEAFSLMASGLRR; encoded by the coding sequence ATGGCAGCAAGACGCCGTGCAGAAACAATGGAACAGAACCGCGAAAAGTTGATTGCCGCGGCGCGTAAGGCTTTCGCGGAAAATGGATTTGCGGCAGCCTCTATGGATGAACTGACCGCGCAGGTTGGGCTGACCCGAGGCGCGCTTTATCATAACTTTGGCGATAAACGGGGTTTACTGGCGGCCGTTGTGGCGCAGGTGGATGGCGAAATGGCGCGACGGGCGAAAGAGATCGCAGGCAGCACTGAAGATGGCTGGAAACAATTGCTGGCGGAAGGCAGCGCCTATATAGAGATGGCGCTCGATCCGGAAATTCAGCGCATTGTGCTGCTGGATGGGCCCGCCTTTCTGGGTGACCCTTCACGCTGGCCCAGCCAGAACGCCTGTCTTGATGCAACACGCAGTGCGGTAAGCGAGTTGGTTAAAGATCGGCTTCTGAAACCCGTAGATATTGAGGCAGCTGCACGCCTGCTTAACGGCGCGGCGCTGAATGCCGCCTTGTGGGTGGCCGCCAGCGAAGATCCTCAGGCAACATTACCAAAAGCGATTGAAGCCTTCAGCCTGATGGCGTCGGGTTTACGCCGGTAA
- the bhsA gene encoding multiple stress resistance protein BhsA: protein MKNVTKAITAIVLTAASFATFAATEVTTVPAGAQEQGVINASAFGNNLGDLQKSLAAKATEQGATSFRITSASGNNHLYGTAVIYK, encoded by the coding sequence ATGAAAAACGTAACCAAAGCCATTACTGCAATCGTCTTAACTGCCGCTTCTTTTGCCACTTTTGCCGCAACGGAGGTCACTACTGTCCCCGCTGGCGCACAAGAGCAGGGGGTGATCAACGCGTCAGCGTTCGGCAATAACCTGGGTGACCTGCAAAAAAGCCTGGCTGCAAAAGCCACCGAACAGGGAGCAACGTCTTTCCGGATTACCTCAGCCAGTGGCAACAACCATCTGTACGGTACTGCGGTTATCTACAAATAG